A single Acetivibrio cellulolyticus CD2 DNA region contains:
- a CDS encoding LytR/AlgR family response regulator transcription factor — protein sequence MLKVVLCDEDNIYIQLLKKLIMEIAIRNNYNIEIAVMASSPQDVLEYLDKENEISIYILETVYSLSEEDGIELAKAVREKDRDSYIVFCTAHTEYIYKVMTGLIKPSGFLIKQGEAVKIEELKHVMGDIYRDYLNFFAENEAVLNINIGTEIYRIDYNQILYLESYQKKIYVHTENQRIGYYDSLSSLEEKLGENFIRCHKSYIINADKMSRISFSDMKIEMINGTEIDISRTFKGILKDKLKCL from the coding sequence TTGTTAAAAGTTGTTTTATGTGATGAAGATAATATATATATACAACTTTTAAAGAAGTTGATAATGGAGATAGCCATTAGAAATAACTATAATATTGAGATTGCAGTAATGGCTTCTTCACCCCAGGATGTTTTAGAGTATTTGGACAAAGAAAATGAAATATCGATTTATATTCTTGAGACAGTTTATAGTTTATCTGAAGAAGACGGTATTGAGTTGGCGAAAGCTGTCAGAGAAAAGGATCGTGATTCATATATTGTTTTTTGTACTGCTCATACTGAATATATTTATAAGGTTATGACGGGATTAATTAAGCCGTCGGGTTTTTTGATAAAGCAGGGAGAGGCAGTCAAAATTGAAGAACTTAAACATGTAATGGGGGATATTTACAGAGATTATCTGAATTTTTTCGCTGAGAATGAAGCGGTTTTAAATATTAACATAGGTACGGAGATATACAGAATTGATTATAATCAGATATTATATTTAGAATCTTACCAAAAGAAGATATATGTGCATACTGAAAACCAGAGGATAGGGTACTACGACAGTCTGTCATCCCTCGAAGAAAAACTGGGGGAAAACTTTATCAGGTGTCACAAGAGCTATATTATAAATGCGGACAAAATGTCTAGAATTTCTTTCTCGGACATGAAAATTGAGATGATAAATGGAACTGAAATAGATATATCTAGAACCTTTAAAGGAATATTGAAAGATAAACTCAAATGTTTATAA
- the essC gene encoding type VII secretion protein EssC, translating to MTLYVLSGETFREYKLPGYVEGIVNVDISPGTAEASLLYFMPVYASNGNWALHEMDELKITVNGKNIYDRQLCAGDAIKVVSADGKAEAVIYVDEAEASRVSFDKYSTSGLSQISIGYSDNNTVVYNGLNVSETHAVIDFISGKAEIKAKGSNDLIFVNGKKTQSRILAYGDIICIMSLKIVYLGGILAINSPRGLERCALPKYTQERDIQDSSVNGNSYNQVYFQRSPRIIKKLDECQMEIDSPPAPNTAKEQPLLLSMGPSLAMGMGMLVSTMFTINSYKSNPYMVIPGIVTTGCMLVGSILWPILSRSYQKRSKAKEEKKRVKRYRQYMQKVYSKLEERIERNSKILSGTYPEPTVLINRAVNKDRRLWERIPSNKDFLDVRLGIGTRPSLISVAIPKERFTMEDDPLMDELNDINKDFIVVPNIPITISLLNNNMLGVIGERNVINNIAMSMIVQIASLHSYDEVKIVCVYNRKEEDKWEWAKRLPHVWGPEKAIRFIASSRDEARDVFHFLNEVLGDREEKSKDSSFDTKMELPHFIVFIADQELAENEPVMRYLTSSSVSLGVTTIFAYEKLNMLPKECNSFVQCSEAECTLYHRDNPEDGMIEFKTDPINRNDLDSFSCSLAGMKVKELASAMSLPSVLTFLEMFKVGRIEHLEIKRRWRENLSYRSLEAPLGIKAGDTQFFLNIHEKYHGPHGLIAGMTGSGKSEFIQSLILSMAINYHPYDVSFILIDYKGGGMANCFIGLPHIAGTITNLGGSQIRRSLVSLQSELKRRQRIFAEYGVNHIDKYQQMYKEHKAKEPLPHLVIVSDEFAELKSQQPDFMNELVSTARIGRSLGVHLILATQKPSGVVDDQIWSNTRFRICLKVLDKADSNEMLKRQEAAYITQAGRCYVQVGNDEIFELVQSGWSGAPYVPTDKIENDGDKQVMLIDNSGRALKTVSTKTEAVKSSSTQLSAIVDYIADISVKDNISPLKLWLEPLGDVIFYDNIVKESGGWDGEGWKPVDHWMRPTIGIYDDPKNQMQSPLRANMGEDGHLLLYGAPGTGKTTFVQTLIYSLIKSYSPEMVNLYLLDFGGRTMGYYSGLPHTGGVIFSDDGDKLDKLFRMLTKELESRKRKFAEYGVGNLQSYMQISGTVEPALVMIIDNYSAFAELYPDSESTLVTLSREGGNYGIYMVFTTSNTSSVKYRVSQNFKLMYTLQLNDKYEYASVVGQTDGLEPEIVKGRGLAKVDTPLEFQTALAAESDNEAERVTQLRELFGNMKEKWSGRKAKPIPFVPDELSVDFMLESDDCKALFEQELIPLGYDVEEAEILSIDIGKFYAYSILGYDQTGKTNMLKTLLRLIKSNFDWKVYVVDSGEGELRRYCSKYNADDYICDTESFDGFITPLVKEMQARHKDLKAFRQNDNNQSEYEYMRKYQRIVVLIDDFDGFFKMISDNALSYVENLLSGGSGLEVYFIFTANPDKLKTFTSQTLYNSVFTGKNGILLGGNVDGQNIFNVSMSYQQRNCQYDTGIGYIIDRNEYKVIKTPLA from the coding sequence ATGACGCTATATGTATTAAGCGGAGAAACATTTAGAGAGTATAAGCTTCCTGGTTATGTTGAAGGGATAGTTAATGTAGATATAAGTCCTGGAACGGCTGAAGCTTCATTATTATATTTTATGCCTGTGTATGCCAGTAACGGCAATTGGGCGCTGCATGAGATGGATGAACTTAAGATAACAGTTAATGGAAAGAATATATACGATAGACAATTGTGCGCGGGAGATGCAATCAAGGTAGTATCTGCAGATGGAAAAGCAGAGGCAGTAATTTATGTTGATGAAGCAGAGGCATCGAGAGTGTCGTTCGACAAGTATTCTACAAGTGGCTTAAGCCAGATTAGTATTGGATATTCGGATAACAATACGGTTGTCTATAATGGCTTAAACGTTTCGGAAACTCATGCTGTAATTGATTTTATTTCAGGAAAAGCTGAGATTAAAGCAAAAGGCAGCAATGATCTGATATTTGTTAATGGTAAGAAAACGCAGTCCAGAATTCTGGCATATGGCGACATAATCTGTATAATGAGCCTCAAAATTGTTTATTTAGGCGGAATATTAGCTATTAACAGTCCGAGAGGACTTGAAAGATGTGCTCTTCCAAAATATACACAAGAAAGAGATATACAGGATAGTTCCGTAAACGGAAACTCCTATAATCAGGTTTATTTTCAGCGTTCTCCGAGAATTATAAAAAAATTGGATGAGTGTCAGATGGAGATCGACTCTCCGCCTGCTCCTAATACAGCCAAGGAACAGCCTCTCTTGTTGAGTATGGGTCCTTCGCTGGCAATGGGTATGGGTATGTTGGTTAGTACTATGTTTACTATAAATTCCTACAAGAGCAATCCTTATATGGTGATACCTGGGATAGTAACAACGGGTTGTATGCTTGTAGGTTCAATTTTGTGGCCTATACTTTCAAGGTCTTATCAGAAAAGGTCGAAGGCAAAGGAAGAGAAAAAGAGGGTAAAAAGATACAGACAGTACATGCAGAAGGTATATTCAAAGCTGGAGGAAAGAATTGAACGCAATAGCAAAATTCTATCAGGTACATATCCTGAACCGACAGTGCTGATAAACCGGGCAGTAAATAAGGATAGAAGATTGTGGGAACGTATACCCTCAAACAAGGATTTTCTTGACGTCAGGCTTGGAATAGGTACAAGACCTTCACTTATAAGCGTGGCAATTCCAAAGGAACGCTTTACTATGGAAGATGACCCGTTAATGGATGAATTGAACGATATAAATAAGGATTTCATTGTGGTGCCTAATATTCCTATCACTATTTCCCTGTTAAATAACAATATGCTTGGTGTAATAGGAGAAAGAAATGTAATTAACAACATTGCCATGTCAATGATTGTACAAATCGCTTCTTTGCATAGTTATGATGAAGTGAAAATAGTATGTGTATATAACAGGAAGGAAGAAGACAAATGGGAATGGGCAAAAAGGCTTCCGCATGTGTGGGGTCCTGAAAAAGCAATACGTTTTATAGCATCATCCCGTGATGAGGCGAGAGATGTATTTCATTTCCTTAATGAAGTACTTGGCGACAGGGAAGAAAAAAGTAAGGATAGTTCATTTGATACGAAAATGGAGCTGCCACATTTCATTGTCTTTATAGCAGATCAGGAACTTGCTGAAAATGAACCTGTAATGCGTTATTTGACAAGCTCCTCGGTGTCTCTCGGAGTAACAACGATATTTGCCTATGAAAAGCTGAATATGCTTCCTAAAGAATGTAATTCTTTTGTACAGTGTTCTGAAGCTGAATGTACCCTTTATCATAGAGATAACCCTGAGGATGGGATGATAGAATTTAAAACGGATCCAATAAATAGAAACGATTTGGACTCTTTCTCTTGTTCTCTTGCAGGTATGAAGGTAAAAGAACTGGCGTCGGCAATGTCTTTGCCGTCTGTGTTGACCTTCCTTGAGATGTTTAAGGTAGGAAGAATTGAGCACCTTGAAATCAAGAGAAGATGGAGGGAAAATCTGTCGTACAGATCACTGGAGGCGCCATTGGGAATAAAAGCCGGTGACACGCAGTTTTTCCTGAATATACATGAAAAATACCATGGACCTCACGGACTTATAGCAGGTATGACAGGTTCCGGTAAAAGTGAATTCATACAATCGTTAATACTTTCAATGGCTATAAATTATCATCCCTATGATGTGTCCTTCATATTGATTGACTACAAAGGAGGAGGGATGGCAAACTGCTTTATAGGTTTGCCGCATATTGCCGGTACTATAACCAATCTTGGAGGAAGCCAGATACGCAGATCATTGGTTTCGCTTCAAAGCGAACTTAAGCGCAGACAGAGAATATTTGCGGAATATGGAGTTAACCATATTGATAAATACCAGCAGATGTATAAGGAGCATAAGGCAAAAGAGCCGCTGCCTCACCTTGTCATAGTTTCAGACGAGTTTGCAGAATTAAAATCCCAGCAGCCTGACTTTATGAATGAGTTGGTTAGTACAGCAAGAATAGGAAGAAGTCTTGGCGTGCATTTGATTCTGGCTACTCAGAAGCCATCAGGTGTTGTTGATGATCAGATATGGAGTAATACAAGGTTCAGAATTTGTCTTAAGGTTTTGGACAAGGCAGATAGTAATGAAATGCTCAAAAGGCAGGAAGCAGCATATATTACGCAGGCAGGAAGGTGTTATGTACAGGTAGGAAACGATGAGATTTTTGAACTGGTTCAGTCGGGTTGGAGCGGAGCACCTTATGTACCTACTGACAAGATTGAAAATGACGGAGACAAACAGGTTATGTTGATTGATAACTCTGGAAGGGCGCTCAAAACAGTTTCCACAAAAACAGAGGCTGTGAAAAGCTCAAGTACACAACTTTCTGCAATCGTGGATTATATCGCTGATATATCTGTAAAAGATAATATTAGTCCTTTAAAGCTCTGGTTGGAACCGTTGGGCGATGTTATATTCTATGATAATATAGTAAAAGAGAGCGGTGGCTGGGATGGTGAAGGTTGGAAACCTGTTGACCATTGGATGAGACCTACCATAGGAATTTATGATGATCCGAAAAATCAGATGCAAAGTCCCCTCAGAGCAAACATGGGAGAGGATGGACACTTGTTGCTGTACGGAGCCCCTGGCACAGGCAAGACTACCTTTGTACAGACACTTATATATTCACTTATAAAATCATATTCGCCTGAGATGGTGAACTTGTATCTATTGGATTTTGGCGGAAGAACAATGGGGTATTACAGTGGTCTGCCTCATACCGGAGGAGTAATTTTTTCGGATGATGGAGATAAACTTGATAAATTGTTCAGAATGCTTACGAAGGAATTGGAAAGCAGAAAGAGAAAGTTTGCTGAATATGGGGTAGGTAATTTGCAATCCTATATGCAGATTTCGGGAACTGTAGAGCCTGCATTAGTTATGATAATAGATAACTACTCGGCGTTTGCCGAGCTATATCCGGATTCTGAAAGCACACTTGTGACACTTTCCCGTGAAGGCGGAAATTATGGTATATATATGGTATTCACCACTTCAAATACAAGTTCTGTTAAATACAGAGTGAGTCAGAATTTCAAACTTATGTATACTTTGCAGTTGAATGATAAGTATGAGTATGCATCTGTTGTTGGACAGACTGACGGACTTGAGCCGGAAATTGTAAAAGGAAGAGGTCTTGCCAAGGTTGATACTCCACTTGAGTTCCAGACTGCACTTGCAGCAGAATCTGATAATGAGGCAGAAAGGGTTACTCAGCTAAGGGAATTATTCGGAAATATGAAGGAAAAATGGTCTGGTCGTAAGGCAAAACCGATTCCGTTTGTGCCTGATGAGCTTTCAGTAGATTTCATGCTTGAAAGTGACGACTGTAAGGCGCTCTTCGAGCAGGAGTTGATTCCTTTAGGATATGATGTTGAGGAGGCAGAAATTCTATCCATTGATATTGGAAAGTTCTATGCATATTCCATTCTCGGTTATGACCAGACTGGAAAAACGAATATGTTAAAAACTTTGTTAAGATTGATTAAGTCAAATTTTGACTGGAAAGTTTATGTAGTTGATAGCGGAGAAGGTGAACTAAGAAGATATTGTTCAAAATATAATGCAGATGATTATATATGCGATACCGAGTCTTTTGATGGCTTCATTACTCCTCTTGTAAAGGAAATGCAGGCAAGACACAAAGATTTGAAAGCTTTCAGACAGAATGACAATAACCAGAGCGAATATGAATATATGCGAAAATATCAACGTATAGTAGTGCTTATAGATGATTTTGACGGTTTCTTTAAAATGATTTCTGATAATGCCTTAAGCTACGTTGAAAACTTATTAAGCGGCGGTAGTGGCCTTGAAGTGTATTTTATATTCACTGCTAATCCGGACAAGCTTAAAACATTTACCAGCCAAACGTTATATAATTCTGTGTTTACTGGAAAGAATGGAATTTTACTCGGGGGAAATGTAGACGGGCAGAATATATTCAATGTAAGTATGAGCTATCAGCAAAGAAACTGCCAGTATGATACCGGTATAGGATACATTATTGACAGGAATGAATATAAAGTAATTAAGACACCCCTTGCCTAG
- a CDS encoding DUF5704 domain-containing protein has product MKKSISIIMVLIVFISVYLCDTVVFCGSMDTGTDFLKELKEGETIRIIEDNSIRLASYDKIATTKIRYRTIGYTLKQTRGEIQEGSSTIVRREEDGEDTHEDKPELIKEGYMITYHKVNSTEMYDQIDKVNSEWVNELYNNGGGIYLDGILTINQYDKILGSLEKDKDTGKYVTSGEVYRTAPGIKSARGWMDPDVLDTHFNKYVYFYPLTRDIGAITASLSTNANPSLIQRGVNASVEVTLDSSKSSAKFKELGKDMTDAKITNRKYWIKTNDGRTIEPKDNGQTISVSIDNVNSETTLYCTVRVYSQDLADLASEDIVPQDEATVVINLGQKGGSSATGNLNADLRGNEKYNVLQGIPTQESLYANITTEKYLTDFSSKNVSGTKKYPITIKKTYNLSWQEDEGETVYEYDDKGNVTGSRWVSDWEDKSDTVVKKETYYVDRDYIFNVIDKMGVYALQKAVITNKCLPSGSVTILPNGYTAPEVVVSHSDVVKDHIKDPVYESEIVLESQPLSGGRSGKPSVPEPAWQAEAEAAIGNIQVKNDKLIIDGFTVLEDDWHETRATNPREPKKAGMVGKDVLYKNNIKIDAKTLNDEYESTGTVYYNKIAGVNNAETVRTGKVDVNPVIVHAPVVCDPVIENDVQHNQEIKPDDTRAAMILGRTSKFTFPTVGKYINKKGYVNADYRKYTKDRIVKFPFDVYVGDKFLKANTEYHMPAKVDELTLTVPTWVNEGNYDVQCRTIAINSPGNDSLKQNLSNISYKNYIATKTIPVRVIGRVYGLKITDINDYPDWAEVFRTSTNTTEHSDNYYWVGDLDEDGQKRGNSDKFTFPVLNGSHITKKNLGVLKTGYKFKFELNTIGNYFNDSDLIRIKPRFYYVKKDGSGRKEVDLWYQEKINGTSTLAKVGSKVDSKNIKSIVLGDPYRNVPDEELTDTSDILENTSKTEFTNQKAKIGSYGDVILSKPVRTFVGDTSDIPDVDEERVKKSVQKWYGEYCVPNNAFVCEKGLDVADALGNKAFTGKEKFWLKNGYIIVNFEIETIKNKDAKNPQLSYWGSPHSNMWKIEGFDYKKKDGSGATFTLSDGDIIFYYTDKKSSDDYSSGGTN; this is encoded by the coding sequence ATGAAAAAAAGCATTTCAATAATCATGGTTTTAATTGTATTTATCTCTGTTTATTTATGCGATACTGTTGTTTTTTGTGGAAGTATGGATACAGGGACTGACTTCTTAAAGGAGTTAAAAGAAGGTGAAACTATAAGAATAATTGAAGATAATTCAATACGCTTAGCAAGCTATGACAAAATAGCTACGACCAAAATTCGTTATAGGACAATAGGTTATACATTAAAACAAACAAGGGGTGAAATTCAAGAAGGGAGCTCAACAATTGTTCGACGAGAAGAAGATGGTGAAGATACACATGAAGATAAGCCTGAATTAATCAAGGAAGGCTATATGATTACTTATCATAAAGTAAATTCTACAGAGATGTACGACCAAATTGATAAGGTTAACTCCGAATGGGTAAATGAGCTCTATAACAATGGTGGAGGTATTTACCTTGATGGAATATTGACCATCAATCAATATGATAAAATTTTAGGTTCATTAGAGAAAGATAAAGACACGGGAAAATATGTTACAAGTGGTGAGGTATATAGGACTGCACCTGGAATAAAGTCAGCAAGAGGGTGGATGGACCCTGATGTTTTAGATACCCATTTTAACAAGTATGTATACTTTTATCCATTAACAAGAGACATTGGTGCTATTACTGCTAGTCTTTCAACAAATGCAAATCCAAGCCTTATACAGCGAGGTGTTAATGCTTCAGTTGAAGTTACTCTTGATTCAAGTAAATCGAGCGCAAAGTTTAAGGAATTAGGCAAGGATATGACAGACGCCAAGATTACAAATAGAAAGTATTGGATAAAAACCAATGATGGAAGGACTATAGAACCTAAGGACAACGGACAAACAATTTCAGTTTCCATAGATAATGTAAATTCCGAGACTACACTTTATTGTACTGTTCGAGTATATAGTCAGGATTTAGCGGATTTGGCCTCTGAGGATATAGTACCTCAGGATGAAGCAACAGTAGTAATAAATTTAGGTCAGAAGGGTGGTTCAAGTGCAACAGGCAACTTGAATGCTGATTTAAGAGGAAATGAAAAATACAATGTTTTGCAGGGTATACCAACTCAGGAAAGTTTATATGCAAATATAACAACCGAAAAGTATTTGACAGATTTTAGTTCTAAAAATGTGAGTGGAACCAAAAAATATCCGATTACCATTAAGAAGACTTACAATCTTTCATGGCAGGAGGATGAAGGTGAGACTGTATATGAATATGATGATAAAGGTAATGTAACCGGTTCGAGGTGGGTATCAGACTGGGAAGACAAAAGTGACACTGTGGTGAAGAAAGAAACCTATTATGTTGATAGAGATTACATATTCAATGTGATCGACAAAATGGGAGTATATGCTTTACAAAAAGCTGTGATAACAAACAAATGCTTACCTTCGGGAAGTGTTACTATCTTACCTAATGGCTATACTGCGCCAGAAGTAGTGGTATCACACAGTGATGTTGTAAAAGATCATATCAAGGATCCGGTATATGAATCTGAAATAGTATTAGAATCACAACCCTTATCTGGTGGAAGAAGTGGAAAACCGAGTGTTCCGGAACCTGCTTGGCAAGCAGAAGCAGAAGCTGCTATTGGAAATATACAAGTAAAAAATGACAAATTAATAATCGATGGTTTTACAGTTTTGGAAGATGATTGGCATGAGACACGTGCGACAAATCCACGTGAACCTAAAAAAGCCGGAATGGTTGGCAAAGATGTTTTGTACAAGAATAACATTAAGATTGATGCAAAGACTTTAAATGACGAGTATGAGAGTACTGGTACAGTATACTACAATAAGATAGCTGGTGTTAACAATGCTGAGACTGTGCGGACCGGGAAAGTTGACGTAAATCCTGTAATAGTACATGCTCCGGTTGTATGCGATCCAGTAATTGAAAATGATGTGCAGCATAATCAGGAAATAAAGCCTGATGACACAAGGGCAGCAATGATCCTTGGAAGGACATCAAAGTTTACATTTCCTACTGTAGGAAAGTATATAAACAAAAAGGGATACGTAAATGCAGATTATAGAAAGTATACAAAAGATAGAATTGTTAAGTTCCCTTTTGATGTTTATGTTGGGGACAAGTTCTTAAAGGCAAATACAGAGTATCATATGCCTGCAAAAGTAGATGAATTGACATTAACTGTTCCGACCTGGGTGAATGAAGGGAATTATGATGTACAATGCAGGACGATAGCTATTAACTCACCGGGGAATGACAGTCTGAAACAGAATCTGTCAAATATCTCCTATAAGAATTATATTGCCACAAAAACTATCCCTGTAAGGGTTATTGGGCGCGTTTATGGCTTGAAAATCACAGATATCAATGATTACCCCGATTGGGCAGAGGTATTCAGAACAAGCACAAATACAACGGAACACTCAGATAATTACTATTGGGTAGGGGATTTGGATGAAGATGGACAAAAACGTGGAAATTCGGATAAATTTACTTTTCCTGTTTTGAACGGAAGCCATATAACCAAGAAGAATTTAGGGGTATTGAAGACCGGTTATAAATTTAAATTTGAACTCAATACAATAGGCAATTATTTCAATGATTCTGACCTCATACGCATAAAGCCAAGATTTTACTATGTGAAGAAGGACGGCAGCGGGCGTAAGGAAGTGGATCTTTGGTACCAGGAAAAGATTAATGGGACGTCTACCCTTGCAAAAGTAGGAAGTAAAGTAGATAGCAAAAATATTAAAAGTATAGTGTTAGGAGATCCTTACAGAAATGTACCTGACGAAGAGTTGACGGATACGAGTGATATCCTTGAGAATACATCAAAAACTGAGTTTACAAATCAAAAGGCAAAGATAGGTTCCTATGGAGATGTTATTCTTTCAAAGCCTGTCAGAACTTTTGTTGGTGATACTTCGGATATACCTGATGTTGATGAAGAAAGAGTAAAAAAATCTGTACAGAAGTGGTATGGTGAGTATTGCGTACCAAACAACGCTTTTGTATGTGAAAAAGGATTGGATGTTGCTGATGCATTAGGTAATAAAGCCTTTACAGGAAAAGAGAAATTCTGGCTAAAAAATGGTTACATAATTGTGAACTTTGAAATAGAAACAATAAAGAACAAGGATGCGAAAAATCCACAATTGAGTTACTGGGGCAGCCCGCATTCTAACATGTGGAAAATAGAAGGATTTGATTATAAGAAAAAGGATGGAAGTGGAGCGACATTTACACTTTCAGATGGTGACATAATCTTCTATTACACCGACAAGAAGTCCTCGGATGACTATTCGTCAGGTGGAACCAATTAA
- a CDS encoding copper amine oxidase N-terminal domain-containing protein — MKKIIFAVIMALLVSIVCVPWSVSGAAGVSVTVDGKAVNFPDAKPFIDMNGRTLIPVRFVTESLGATVGWNEDYQEVTIKKGNVDISIMINDRNIVVSGKIKTMDTEAIIKESRTFVPIRYVAEGLGAKVGWNPNTKTVIITTEAAINADIPNAADYYKINPDMPKELYTYEYRKDSHSGWYATNKWMVDRYGVKTVTDFMNVGKGYIETCYNVDYRTFDKKEYIEKLKWYFMPRTNWYGGDGKSRPILEHLDYLANMIVEKQIVIKTKFITDPSLILSDEDTIIRGRAVYTIESCNDMEWVNKFFPFGESELGKEHARDMDIEIANLEQKDDWEHSIKVLYGEYLLAVIK; from the coding sequence TTGAAGAAAATAATATTTGCAGTTATCATGGCATTACTTGTATCTATAGTGTGCGTTCCTTGGTCGGTAAGTGGAGCAGCAGGAGTGAGTGTTACTGTAGATGGCAAAGCAGTGAATTTTCCGGACGCAAAACCTTTTATAGATATGAATGGAAGGACGCTTATACCTGTAAGATTTGTTACCGAAAGTTTGGGAGCGACGGTTGGGTGGAATGAAGATTATCAGGAAGTGACTATAAAAAAGGGTAATGTAGATATAAGCATAATGATAAATGACAGGAATATTGTGGTAAGCGGAAAAATTAAGACAATGGATACAGAGGCGATAATAAAGGAAAGCAGAACATTTGTACCGATACGATATGTTGCGGAAGGACTTGGAGCAAAAGTGGGATGGAATCCAAATACAAAGACAGTAATAATTACAACGGAAGCTGCAATAAATGCTGATATACCAAATGCCGCGGATTATTACAAGATTAATCCTGATATGCCCAAAGAATTGTATACATATGAATATAGAAAGGATTCACATAGTGGATGGTATGCAACCAATAAGTGGATGGTTGATAGGTATGGAGTAAAAACTGTAACTGATTTTATGAATGTTGGAAAAGGTTATATAGAAACTTGTTATAACGTAGATTATAGAACTTTTGATAAAAAAGAGTACATAGAAAAATTGAAATGGTATTTTATGCCTCGTACAAACTGGTACGGAGGAGATGGAAAAAGTAGACCTATTTTAGAGCATCTTGATTATTTGGCTAATATGATTGTAGAAAAACAAATAGTAATTAAGACAAAGTTTATAACAGATCCATCTTTAATATTGAGTGATGAGGATACTATTATAAGAGGAAGAGCAGTGTATACTATTGAAAGCTGTAATGATATGGAGTGGGTAAATAAATTTTTCCCATTTGGAGAGAGTGAGTTAGGAAAAGAACATGCACGTGATATGGATATTGAAATAGCCAACCTTGAGCAAAAGGATGATTGGGAGCACTCGATCAAGGTACTATATGGAGAATATCTGCTTGCAGTTATTAAGTGA
- a CDS encoding transposase: MVKLYKQISFADTFEECKDVFQNNKPKFLKLLSQHLDLSSLIPQDFYWSYHKTLGRDRKYSLSSMLSALVLQKILGIPTVSLLIIFLNLCHEAREFCGLPDVPHNSQFTRFKQDFVIYLENFFNHLVDITEPICQEINTTLASTIAYDTSGIETFVTENNPKFINSIIKKLKAFYKDKPDVDVYKMAYSLMPSSASANKEIKQLYINGYFCYVYKFGIITNGLGIPRHIAFLDSDFKKKHPEMHIEKKSDSPDEDKSISDSKSLKPVFADFFTLHPDF; the protein is encoded by the coding sequence ATGGTAAAACTTTATAAACAAATTTCTTTTGCTGACACATTCGAAGAATGTAAAGATGTTTTTCAAAATAATAAGCCAAAATTTCTTAAGCTACTCTCACAACATCTTGATTTATCTTCGCTTATACCACAGGATTTTTATTGGTCTTACCACAAAACTCTAGGGAGAGACCGTAAATATTCACTCTCTTCAATGCTTTCAGCATTAGTTCTGCAGAAAATTCTTGGCATTCCTACAGTTTCGCTACTCATTATTTTTCTTAATTTATGCCATGAAGCCCGTGAATTCTGTGGCCTTCCAGACGTCCCTCATAACTCTCAGTTTACACGGTTCAAACAAGATTTCGTTATTTACCTGGAAAACTTCTTTAACCACCTTGTAGATATTACAGAACCTATTTGCCAGGAAATTAACACTACTCTTGCATCCACTATCGCTTATGATACTTCAGGTATTGAAACCTTTGTAACTGAGAATAACCCAAAGTTCATAAATTCTATCATAAAAAAACTCAAGGCTTTCTACAAGGACAAGCCTGATGTCGATGTATATAAAATGGCTTATAGCCTTATGCCTTCTTCAGCCTCTGCAAACAAAGAAATCAAGCAACTCTACATAAACGGCTACTTCTGCTATGTCTACAAGTTTGGCATTATCACCAACGGCCTCGGCATTCCAAGACATATTGCCTTTTTGGATAGTGACTTCAAAAAGAAACATCCTGAAATGCACATTGAGAAAAAATCGGATTCTCCAGACGAAGATAAATCTATTAGTGATTCCAAATCCCTTAAACCAGTATTTGCAGACTTCTTTACTCTTCACCCGGATTTTTAA
- a CDS encoding stalk domain-containing protein: protein MKKIIFAVIMALLVSIVCVPWLVSGAEGVSVTVDSKAVNFPDAKPFIDMNGRTLIPVRFVTESMGATVGWNEEYRNICTNTIYDCGKANSDKHEVYNRSIIGCK, encoded by the coding sequence ATGAAGAAAATAATATTTGCAGTTATCATGGCATTACTTGTATCTATAGTGTGCGTTCCTTGGTTGGTAAGTGGAGCAGAAGGAGTGAGTGTTACTGTAGATAGCAAAGCAGTGAATTTTCCGGACGCAAAACCTTTTATAGATATGAATGGAAGGACGCTTATACCTGTAAGATTTGTTACAGAAAGTATGGGAGCAACAGTTGGATGGAATGAAGAGTATCGGAACATTTGTACCAATACGATATATGATTGTGGAAAAGCAAATAGTGATAAACACGAAGTATATAACCGATCCATCATTGGTTGTAAGTGA